From the Geotrypetes seraphini chromosome 8, aGeoSer1.1, whole genome shotgun sequence genome, the window TATTTCTGGTCTCATCTATGAAGAGACTCGTGGGGTGCTGAAGGTTTTTCTAGAGAATGTCATCCGAGATGCCGTTACCTACACCGAGCACGCCAAGCGAAAGACCGTGACCGCTATGGATGTGGTATATGCCTTGAAACGCCAGGGCCGCACTCTGTACGGCTTTGGAGGTTAAAGAGTGTCATTGACTTTTTTCAGTTCACAAAACCcaaaggctcttttaagagcCACCCACGCTTTCAAGAACAGAGCTGTAATTTCAGTGTCTTTTTAGCTATCTGTTGTAACAAATAGTCACGAGGATctcaaccgcccccccccccccttaaatatgTTAATTCACAGCTCAGGTTTCAGATTTCATGCCTTCAGGTCCAGATTTTAGCCAATCGTTCCACTGCTGTAAATATTACCGTTTTCTTACCCACCGCTCTGCACTGACAGTATTAGTAATAAATATGAGGAAACACTTCAGCCACATCAGCAGGGCCCAAGAAAGCTGGCCTAACCTCTAGGCTACTTTCTTAGCTTGTAAAATAATCAAGTTTTGTCACTCTTAGTCTCGACACTTTTAGGCTCTGATGGACCCTAGTGCTTCTCCCTCCctttgctgagactaaaagtggcagggtAGCTATCTTGGGCCCTGCTGATCTGGGTTCAAGACCAGGTTGAACCAGGCAAAAATACTTTTTCCTGCCcagacctcccttagctgaagtgTTTCCTCAAATTTATTATTCTTAATAAGACTGTCAGCACACATCCGTAGTGTTAGAAACTGCAAGTTACAAAGTTGTTAATAAATTAACTTTTTTAAGGATATGCGGTTGAGATCCGCGTTTTATACTTTCCCGATGAGACGCCTCCTCGGTGTTTTATGCTATCTTATTTAGGGTATGCGGGTCATGAGGGCTAGCAGCAAGAGGTTTTAAATATAGAGAAGGGGAAAAGAAACATAGAATCTAGGAGAAAAGGAAAACACCTCGCTCAGAACTTTGAAGAGAAGTGCTGTATAAACTAGAAATCCATCTCTTTATGTGTAGCATGTGGGTGGCTCTGAAAAGAGCCTTTGGGTTCGGTTTGCGGAGCGTTGAGACTAAAGCCAAGTTATTACTTGGAGCTGGTGTACTTGGTGACTGCCTTGGTGCCCTCGGACACGGCGTGTTTGGCCAGTTCACCGGGCAGCAGGAGGCGCACTGCGGTCTGGATCTCCCTGGAGGTGATGGTGGAGCGCTTGTTGTAATGAGCGAGGCGGGAGGCTTCTCCGGCGATGCGCTCGAAGATGTCACTCACGAAGGAGTTCATGATGCCCATAGCCTTGGAGGAAATGCCGGTGTCGGGATGAACCTGCTTCagcactttatatatataaataccgTAGCTTTCCTTCCTTCGTCGCTTGTATTTTTTCCCATCTTTTTTCTGAGTCTTGCTCACGGCtttcttggagcctttcttggctGCTGGAGCTGATTTGGCTGGCTCGGGCATCTCAGTACAGTTCCTAACTACTTTCTAAAAGTAAGCAAACAGAATGTGCTGAATAATGGCGGAAGGCTTTATTTATAGTATACTTATGCAAATTTGTGTTCCTGCGCGCCTTTCCTTGCTATTGGACCTAGATAAGTGTTGGGGGATATCCTCCGGTTACTTTCTAGAGCGGGATTGGTCCGCGAGCAAACCTTGGATGAAAATCAGCCTCATAGGCGGGGCTGAACTCGTTTATCCAATCAAAAACGATGTAGTGAAGCTTTAGGAAAGTATAAAAGTTCCGGGACAGAAGCGATTGAGATTCTTTTATTCTCACAAAGCCAATTTGAAAATAAGATGTCTGGGCGCGGCAAACAAGGAGGGAAGGCTCGAGCTAAAGCCAAGACTCGCTCGTCCCGAGCAGGGCTGCAGTTTCCCGTAGGGCGGGTGCACAGACTGCTGAGGAAGGGCAACTATGCTGAGCGGGTGGGTGCCGGCGCCCCGGTCTATCTGGCAGCGGTGCTGGAGTATCTGACCGCTGAGATCTTAGAGCTGGCCGGCAATGCCGCGCGCGATAACAAGAAGACTCGGATCATCCCCAGGCACTTGCAGCTGGCCATCCGCAACGATGAAGAACTGAATAAGCTGCTGGGGAAAGTCACCATCGCGCAGGGCGGCGTCCTGCCTAACATCCAGGCTGTGCTACTGCCCAAGAAAACCGAGAGCCACAAAGCGGCCAAAGGCAAATAAAGCTGTCCCTTTAGAGGATGTCAACCAGAAACCCAAAGGCTCTTTTCAGAGCCACCCACTCTTATCATGTAAAGAGCCAGTTTGCTGAATGAACccatttttcttttgtaaacactAGTTGTAAATTTGGCAAAAATTAATTGTACTATATGGAAGTGGGTGTGTTAACTGTGAGCTAGCCTTGCTCCTGGGATCGGGGCTTGATTTGATCACCGCTGCAGTATTTTGGCACACCTCAAACTTATATGGAGACGAAGGAAGGTGTGTAGTGGCTTACCTGTTAGTAGAAAGATGTCAAAGAAAAGCGACAAAAAGAACATGGCATAGCCAAAAGGATAGGAATATCAATGGGGTTTTAGAACAGAAGGTAAAATTAGGTAAGTGACAGCTTTGAGCCGTCCAGGGAAAACAGGGTTAGGAATAAAAACTTCAAATCCCACAAACCACACCTTATAAAAATATCGATTTGTAGAGGCTTCTCTTCCGGACTGGGCAAGGAAGGAATTCTTATCTGACCAATCACTTCACAGGGCGGGCTTTTCAAACCTTGCCAACGAGAGCTGGGGCCTGAACACTCTCTTTTTAAAGACTTCTGTtagctttttttttaaagcactgaTGGTTTATCGTTTCCCAGAGTGCACATGAGTCGGAATATATATGTGTGCAAGCAATGACTTTGAAAACAGGTGCAGCATTACAAGGATGGCAGGTGGGGCTTAAATATATGAAAGACTTTCTGTTGAACAGTGAGACCAATAGCCTTTCCAAAAGTTAGGtcatttgatcccagattgacaTTTAGAATAGAAAGCAAACTGACCTTCATTAAAGAATTTCAAGGAAATACCAAagtaagaaaaatacagacaataAGTAAACAATTAGAACCACAATATTCCTAAAGGCTGCAGTGGTTAATCATATCTgtgtcttcttcctcctcctccatgttGTTCTCTTTCACGTCAACCCTTCTACTCTGGTTGTTGGCCTTTTATTATTGCCTTTCTGCTGCTCACTCAGGATGACAGGAGAAAAGGCTACTTTTCAAGTTTGtaaaatatgtttgtttatttatttattaattcatcTGCTACTGGGGGAGAAGAGAGCAGTTTGGCAGAAGGATTTAATGATGTCAACCTATGGGTGAGGTAAGGGCAAGGAATATGGGGCAAATGTGTGTGGAAGTGTATGATGGAAGTCCAAGCTATGCAGATTTGTGCAATTATACTATTTAAgttactcctggcggaattctgcaTAAACATTTTGATAATTTTGTGCCTCTGTGGGCTGGATCCCACCACTGTGTTTCATGAATGAGGGGGAGGTCGAAACTAAGGAGGGAATGAGGCCAGGCCCAtgtggggagaaggaagagatgtggcagTTTGGAAGAATTGTGCAAAATTATGCacagttgtgcagaattccaACAGAACTTGTACATAAAACCACTTTGATAgtggtgtatttggattttagcaaagactTTGACAGTGCTCCACACAGGCATTTAATAAACTGAATACCCTTGCTATGGCCCCGAAAACAATggactggatcaggaactggttaagtggaaggcgatagagggtagtggatgctgcCGATGGACACACTGAATAGGCaatttgggcctttatctgccgtcatgtttataTGACTGTGAACTGATTATTTGAAATATTGTTTTGTAAAGATGCTGGTATTTGAAAGAAGCACAACAAAGTCACCTTTAGGCACATTTTTGTTATTttgagagagattttttttaGGATTAAGTATGGGATGctagggtaggggttacagttaacGGAGGATGGTTAAGCTGCTGCCGGGAATATGCGAGGTGGGCTGTGGGGAATAGTTACAAAATTAGCGATGAATCTGAGTCGAAGGCAGAAATTCCTcggaaatacagtggaaccttggtttgagaGCATAATTCTTTACAGAAGCATGCTCTCAATCCAAAGCGCTCTTAtaacaaagcaaatttccccataggaaataatggagactcgaatgatttgttccacatcccaaacACTTTGTACTAAACtgtactgtataaagtaaaaatatTCATCTCCTTACCACCACCTTTTTCATGCTGCTTCTGCTTCTATGATGGACACACAGGAGGCACTGATGAGATGGGCACACAAAATGTGCCCAATGGAGGCACTGATAAGATGGCACAAATAGCCTGCACTTTACTTTTGAACAGAATCCTGACTGGTTTGAGCCTGTGAGGTAGGAGAGGAGAGGATGAGGGATATTGTGTAGGACAACTTAATCATTGTTATCTGTTGGCTCAGCGGAATCTGTTTCTTTCTGTTTGATTTTAACAAGGAACCTATCCAGTAATAGTTGCTtctgcctccttttgaggacctgtacagtgatcctctatctatacccttctatcccttttttcttcaggaattcatccaatcccttcttgaaccctgatactgtaccctgtcctatcacatcctctggaagcgcatttcaggcatccaccaccctttgggtgtagaagaacttcctagtattggttctgaatctgtcccctcttaatttttccgtatgccatctcgttcttgtagtttctgaaagtttgaagaatctgtccctctccactttctctattcccttcatgatcttgtaagtctctatc encodes:
- the LOC117364951 gene encoding histone H2B type 2-E-like, with protein sequence MPEPAKSAPAAKKGSKKAVSKTQKKDGKKYKRRRKESYGIYIYKVLKQVHPDTGISSKAMGIMNSFVSDIFERIAGEASRLAHYNKRSTITSREIQTAVRLLLPGELAKHAVSEGTKAVTKYTSSK
- the LOC117364937 gene encoding histone H2A type 1, translated to MSGRGKQGGKARAKAKTRSSRAGLQFPVGRVHRLLRKGNYAERVGAGAPVYLAAVLEYLTAEILELAGNAARDNKKTRIIPRHLQLAIRNDEELNKLLGKVTIAQGGVLPNIQAVLLPKKTESHKAAKGK
- the LOC117364959 gene encoding histone H4 → MSGRGKGGKGLGKGGAKRHRKVLRDNIQGITKPAIRRLARRGGVKRISGLIYEETRGVLKVFLENVIRDAVTYTEHAKRKTVTAMDVVYALKRQGRTLYGFGG